A DNA window from Sphingomonas changnyeongensis contains the following coding sequences:
- a CDS encoding response regulator transcription factor, protein MAATIALVDDDRNILTSLSIALQSEGFVTRLYPDGETALKALLDSPPDLAVCDIKMPRMDGLEMLRRLREKSALPVIFLTSKTDELDEALGLAMGADDYIAKPFSQRLLIARIRAILRRVELSRPQADSDAPAAEPLVRGALEMDPARHRVTWKGRDVTLTVTEFLILESLAQRPGVVKSRNQLMDAAYQDDVYVDDRTIDSHIKRLRRKFRQVDDQFDGIETLYGAGYRFAES, encoded by the coding sequence ATGGCCGCCACCATCGCGCTCGTTGACGACGACCGCAACATCCTGACTTCGCTGTCGATCGCGCTCCAGTCCGAAGGGTTCGTGACCCGGCTTTACCCGGATGGCGAGACGGCGCTCAAGGCGCTGCTCGACAGCCCGCCCGATCTGGCGGTGTGCGATATCAAGATGCCGCGCATGGACGGGTTGGAGATGCTGCGGCGGCTGCGCGAGAAATCGGCGCTGCCGGTCATCTTCCTCACCTCCAAGACCGACGAGCTGGACGAGGCGCTGGGCCTGGCGATGGGTGCGGACGATTATATCGCCAAGCCCTTTTCCCAGCGGCTGCTGATCGCGCGCATCCGCGCGATCCTGCGCCGGGTGGAGCTGAGCCGCCCGCAGGCGGACAGCGACGCGCCGGCGGCCGAACCGCTGGTGCGCGGCGCGCTGGAGATGGACCCGGCGCGCCACCGCGTCACCTGGAAGGGCCGCGACGTCACGCTGACCGTGACCGAGTTCCTGATTCTCGAATCGCTCGCCCAGCGCCCCGGCGTGGTCAAATCGCGCAACCAGCTGATGGACGCCGCCTATCAGGACGACGTCTATGTCGATGACCGGACGATCGACAGCCATATCAAGCGTCTGCGCCGCAAATTCCGCCAGGTCGACGACCAGTTTGACGGGATCGAGACGCTGTATGGCGCGGGCTATCGCTTTGCCGAAAGCTGA
- the guaB gene encoding IMP dehydrogenase codes for MDIEIGLTFDDVLLRPGESDVLPSQADTRTQLTRDISLNIPILSSAMDTVTEADMAIVMAQLGGIGVLHRNLSVEEQAAAVRQVKRFESGMVVNPITIAPDATLADAQAMMTERRISGIPVVEASGRLVGILTNRDVRFAENPRQPVSELMTRDNLATVKADVSQDEARRILHQRRIEKLLVVDDAYRCVGLITVKDIEKAVLHPNATKDAAGRLRVAAATTVGDKGYERTEALLDAECDLIVIDTAHGHSRMVAAAVERVRKISNRVQIVAGNVATAEATRALIDAGADGVKVGIGPGSICTTRVVAGVGVPQLTAIMDAAREAAKSGVPVIADGGLRTSGDIAKALAAGASSVMVGSLLAGTEEAPGETFLYQGRAYKSYRGMGSVGAMARGSADRYFQQDIKDQLKLVPEGIEGQVPYKGPAKDVIHQLVGGVKAAMGYTGARTIAELQERARFVRITNAGLRESHVHDVTITREAPNYPTR; via the coding sequence ATGGACATCGAAATCGGTCTCACTTTCGACGACGTCCTGCTGCGGCCGGGCGAATCCGATGTGCTGCCGAGCCAGGCCGACACCCGCACCCAGCTGACGCGCGACATTTCGCTCAACATCCCGATCCTGTCATCGGCGATGGACACGGTGACCGAGGCCGACATGGCGATCGTCATGGCCCAGCTGGGCGGGATCGGCGTGCTGCACCGCAACCTGTCGGTCGAGGAACAGGCCGCCGCCGTCCGCCAGGTGAAAAGGTTTGAATCGGGGATGGTCGTCAATCCGATCACCATCGCTCCCGATGCGACGCTGGCCGACGCGCAGGCGATGATGACCGAACGGCGGATTTCGGGCATTCCGGTGGTCGAGGCGTCGGGCCGGCTGGTCGGCATTCTGACGAACCGCGACGTGCGCTTTGCCGAAAATCCGCGCCAGCCGGTGTCCGAACTGATGACCCGCGACAATCTGGCGACGGTCAAGGCCGATGTCAGCCAGGACGAGGCGCGGCGCATCCTGCACCAGCGCCGGATCGAAAAGCTGCTGGTGGTCGACGATGCCTATCGCTGCGTCGGGCTGATCACCGTCAAGGACATTGAAAAGGCGGTGCTCCATCCGAACGCCACCAAGGATGCGGCCGGGCGGCTGCGCGTGGCGGCTGCGACGACCGTTGGCGACAAGGGCTATGAGCGCACCGAGGCGCTGCTCGACGCCGAATGCGACCTGATCGTCATCGACACCGCCCATGGCCATTCGCGGATGGTCGCCGCCGCGGTCGAGCGGGTGCGCAAGATTTCCAACCGGGTGCAGATCGTGGCCGGCAATGTCGCGACCGCCGAGGCGACGCGCGCGCTGATCGACGCCGGGGCGGACGGGGTGAAGGTCGGCATCGGCCCGGGCTCCATCTGCACGACCCGCGTGGTCGCCGGTGTCGGTGTGCCGCAGCTGACTGCAATCATGGATGCCGCGCGCGAAGCGGCGAAATCCGGAGTGCCGGTGATCGCCGATGGCGGGCTGCGCACGTCGGGCGACATTGCCAAGGCGCTGGCGGCGGGCGCGTCGTCGGTGATGGTCGGATCGCTGCTGGCAGGCACCGAGGAGGCGCCGGGCGAAACCTTCCTGTATCAGGGGCGCGCCTATAAGAGCTATCGCGGCATGGGTTCGGTCGGCGCGATGGCGCGCGGCTCGGCTGACCGCTATTTCCAGCAGGACATCAAGGACCAGCTGAAGCTCGTGCCCGAGGGCATTGAAGGGCAGGTGCCCTATAAGGGACCGGCCAAGGACGTGATCCACCAGCTGGTCGGCGGGGTGAAGGCGGCGATGGGCTATACCGGCGCACGCACGATCGCCGAGCTGCAGGAGCGCGCGCGGTTCGTGCGCATCACCAATGCGGGCCTGCGCGAAAGCCATGTCCATGACGTGACGATCACGCGTGAGGCCCCCAATTACCCGACCCGGTAA
- a CDS encoding dicarboxylate/amino acid:cation symporter, protein MAKRLTYYILAGLLLGILVGWALNASVGDQARLTEIAGYFSIVTGLFLRLIKMIIAPLVFSTLVVGIAHMGDTAALGRVGVRAVGWFLTASLVSLSLGLVLVNLFQPGIGLDFPLPPVSADAGVAKAGFNLKDFVTHLVPASMVEAMAANEILQIVVFSLFLGVAITAVGEKAAPLVRGLEALVQVMLQVTNYVMRVAPVAVFAAVAGTLAERGPQVLGDLAYFMGSFYLGLLVLWLVLGAAAFLVIGRRAGLLVRYIREPILLAFSTASSEAAYPRTLEALDRFGVPPRIASFVLPLGYSFNLDGSMMYMTFATMFIAQAYGIDLSLSQQITMLLVLMVTSKGVAGVPRASLVVIAATLSFFDIPEAGLLLILAVDHFLDMGRSATNVVGNAVASAVVARWEGTLDPADPAEIEAPRAPTHRAGPPQAESWDPKAGG, encoded by the coding sequence GTGGCCAAACGCCTGACCTATTACATCCTCGCCGGGCTGCTGCTCGGCATCCTTGTCGGCTGGGCGCTCAATGCCTCGGTCGGTGATCAGGCGCGGCTGACCGAGATTGCCGGCTATTTCTCGATCGTGACCGGCCTGTTCCTGCGCCTGATCAAGATGATCATCGCGCCGCTGGTGTTCTCAACGCTGGTCGTCGGCATCGCGCATATGGGCGATACGGCGGCGCTGGGCCGGGTGGGCGTGCGTGCGGTCGGCTGGTTCCTGACCGCAAGCCTCGTGTCGCTCAGCCTCGGGCTGGTGCTCGTCAACCTGTTCCAGCCGGGGATCGGGCTGGATTTCCCGCTGCCGCCGGTATCGGCCGATGCCGGGGTGGCCAAGGCCGGGTTCAACCTCAAGGATTTCGTCACGCACCTCGTCCCCGCCTCGATGGTCGAGGCGATGGCGGCCAATGAGATCCTGCAGATCGTCGTCTTCTCGCTGTTCCTGGGCGTCGCCATCACCGCGGTGGGCGAGAAAGCCGCGCCGCTGGTGCGCGGGCTCGAGGCGCTGGTCCAGGTGATGCTGCAGGTGACCAATTATGTGATGCGCGTCGCCCCCGTCGCGGTGTTCGCGGCGGTGGCCGGCACGCTTGCCGAACGCGGGCCGCAGGTGCTGGGCGATCTCGCCTATTTCATGGGCAGCTTCTATCTGGGGCTGCTGGTGCTGTGGCTGGTGCTGGGCGCGGCGGCGTTCCTCGTCATCGGCCGGCGCGCGGGACTTCTGGTGCGCTATATCCGCGAGCCGATCCTGCTCGCTTTCTCGACCGCCTCGTCCGAAGCCGCCTATCCGCGCACGCTCGAGGCGCTCGACCGGTTCGGGGTGCCGCCGCGCATCGCCAGCTTCGTGCTGCCGCTCGGCTATTCGTTCAACCTCGACGGTTCGATGATGTACATGACCTTTGCGACCATGTTCATCGCCCAGGCCTATGGCATCGACCTGTCGCTCAGCCAGCAGATCACGATGCTGCTGGTGCTGATGGTGACGTCAAAAGGCGTGGCCGGCGTGCCGCGCGCCAGCCTGGTCGTCATTGCCGCCACCCTGTCCTTTTTCGACATTCCCGAGGCCGGGCTGCTGCTGATCCTCGCGGTCGATCATTTCCTCGACATGGGCCGGTCGGCGACGAACGTGGTCGGCAATGCGGTGGCAAGCGCGGTCGTCGCGCGCTGGGAAGGCACGCTCGACCCCGCCGATCCTGCCGAGATCGAGGCCCCGCGCGCGCCCACCCACCGCGCCGGGCCGCCGCAGGCCGAAAGCTGGGATCCCAAGGCAGGCGGCTGA
- a CDS encoding tetratricopeptide repeat protein, giving the protein MRYAPFAIVAALGLAAVSTMVQGQKRDADIDPRSLQLLAEARAKLDKGERSPAIDALETALAVDPRNRGAFVALGDAARAEGLPGKAVRFYREALELEPDDVAALAGQGDALVQKGAVTKARENLARIKRLCADPCPQAVTLAAVIDKGPPPAVQSAEASPKLPGAVEDAKPQPQ; this is encoded by the coding sequence ATGCGTTACGCGCCCTTTGCCATTGTCGCCGCTCTCGGCCTTGCCGCAGTTTCGACCATGGTTCAGGGCCAGAAGCGCGATGCCGATATCGATCCCCGGTCGCTGCAATTGCTGGCCGAGGCGCGGGCGAAGCTCGACAAGGGTGAGCGGTCGCCGGCCATCGACGCGCTGGAAACGGCGCTGGCCGTCGATCCGCGCAACCGGGGCGCGTTCGTGGCGCTGGGCGACGCGGCCCGCGCCGAGGGGCTGCCGGGCAAGGCGGTGCGCTTCTACCGCGAGGCGCTGGAGCTGGAGCCGGACGATGTCGCCGCGCTGGCCGGGCAGGGCGATGCGCTGGTCCAGAAGGGCGCAGTCACGAAGGCGCGCGAGAATCTGGCGCGGATCAAGCGGTTGTGCGCCGATCCCTGCCCGCAGGCGGTGACGCTCGCAGCAGTGATCGACAAGGGGCCGCCGCCCGCCGTCCAGTCTGCCGAGGCCAGCCCGAAGCTGCCCGGCGCCGTCGAGGATGCCAAGCCGCAGCCGCAATGA
- a CDS encoding sensor histidine kinase, with protein sequence MARAIALPKAEPRRPRETGDLALRWSGRVSLTTRILAVNVFALAMLAGAFFYLDSYRTRLIDQRLDQAAHDAQAVAIALAASPEAGDRAILADHSSLTGARIRIYAPDGRLVQDSWRLSPPTYRLRDPREEPWRRHVARFLDRAAERIVGAPLIERFAEPAVDRAQAWPEITALAAGGGARVDRADHELCERCGPATTRVRYAPDRTPMISAATPVSGGWLLLTSNARDITRIVRAERLRLGFVLLGAGLMSVLLSLFLARTIVRPLRRLASAAIRVRLGRAREVVVPRLPDRGDEIGALARAISDMSQALRQRIDATDAFAADVTHELKNPLASLRSAVDALERVQDDAPRRQLLAIIQDDVRRLDRLITDIAEASRLDAELSRARFEPIDLGPVIETMLAARERRGANPRGVQLAFARPRKGIALVMGEENRLVRVLDNLIDNAVSFSPDQGLVEVVATRIGDEVIVRVEDEGPGVPAELRDDIFRRFHSVRPAGERFGEHSGLGLAIAKAIVDGHLGRIEVETRDERPAGAAFVIRLPAATPDGGPESAPA encoded by the coding sequence ATGGCGCGGGCTATCGCTTTGCCGAAAGCTGAGCCGCGCCGCCCGCGCGAAACCGGCGATCTGGCGCTGCGCTGGTCGGGCCGGGTGTCGCTGACGACGCGCATCCTGGCCGTCAACGTGTTCGCGCTGGCGATGCTGGCGGGCGCGTTCTTCTATCTCGACAGCTATCGCACGCGGCTGATCGACCAGCGGCTCGATCAGGCGGCGCATGATGCCCAGGCAGTGGCGATCGCGCTTGCCGCCAGCCCGGAGGCGGGCGACCGGGCGATTCTGGCCGATCATTCGTCGCTGACCGGCGCACGCATCCGCATCTATGCACCCGACGGGCGGCTGGTGCAGGACAGCTGGCGGCTGAGCCCGCCGACCTACCGGCTGCGCGACCCGCGCGAGGAACCCTGGCGCCGCCATGTCGCCCGCTTTCTCGACCGCGCGGCGGAACGGATTGTGGGCGCGCCGCTGATCGAACGCTTTGCCGAGCCGGCGGTCGACCGCGCCCAGGCATGGCCCGAAATCACCGCACTTGCCGCCGGCGGCGGCGCGCGTGTCGACCGCGCCGATCATGAGCTGTGCGAACGCTGCGGCCCGGCGACCACGCGCGTCCGCTATGCCCCGGACCGCACGCCGATGATCTCGGCCGCGACGCCGGTCAGCGGCGGCTGGCTGCTCCTCACCAGCAATGCCCGCGACATCACCCGCATCGTCCGCGCCGAACGGCTTCGCCTCGGCTTTGTGCTGCTTGGCGCGGGGCTGATGTCGGTGCTGCTGTCGCTGTTTCTTGCCCGCACCATCGTCAGGCCGCTGCGGCGGCTGGCGAGTGCGGCGATCCGCGTCAGGCTGGGCCGTGCGCGTGAAGTCGTGGTGCCCCGGCTGCCCGACCGGGGGGACGAGATCGGCGCGCTGGCCCGCGCGATTTCCGACATGAGCCAGGCGCTCAGGCAGCGCATCGACGCGACCGACGCCTTTGCCGCCGATGTGACGCATGAGCTCAAAAACCCGCTCGCCTCGCTGCGCTCCGCCGTCGACGCGCTGGAACGGGTGCAGGACGATGCGCCGCGCCGGCAGCTGCTGGCGATCATCCAGGACGATGTCCGGCGGCTGGACCGGCTGATCACCGACATTGCCGAGGCCTCGCGCCTCGATGCCGAACTGTCGCGGGCGCGTTTCGAGCCGATCGATCTGGGGCCGGTGATCGAGACGATGCTGGCCGCGCGCGAACGGCGCGGGGCCAATCCGCGCGGGGTGCAGCTGGCCTTTGCCCGGCCGCGCAAGGGCATTGCGCTGGTGATGGGCGAGGAAAACCGGCTGGTGCGCGTGCTCGACAATCTGATCGACAATGCGGTGTCCTTCTCGCCCGATCAGGGACTGGTCGAGGTGGTGGCGACCCGCATCGGCGACGAGGTGATCGTGCGGGTCGAGGATGAAGGCCCCGGCGTGCCGGCCGAGCTGCGCGACGACATTTTCCGCCGCTTCCACAGCGTGCGCCCGGCGGGCGAGCGGTTCGGCGAGCATTCGGGGCTGGGCCTTGCGATCGCCAAGGCGATTGTCGACGGCCATCTCGGCCGGATCGAGGTCGAGACGCGAGACGAGCGGCCGGCGGGTGCGGCATTCGTCATCCGCCTGCCCGCCGCCACGCCCGATGGCGGGCCGGAAAGCGCGCCGGCATGA
- a CDS encoding glutathione S-transferase family protein translates to MTIIVHHLENSRSQRVLWMLEELGLAYEVRRYARNPRTMLAPPELKRVHPLGKSPVIEDGGNVVAETGAIVEYLLEKGDGRLAPPAHRDAVLRHRFFLHYAEGSLMPPLLVMLVIGKLGLLGRPARPRIQAMIDTHLDYLEGELAGREWLVGDGLTAADIIMSFPVEAARMRGGLDARRPNLMAWLARIHARPAYRAALERGGPYSFA, encoded by the coding sequence ATGACGATCATCGTCCATCATCTTGAAAACAGCCGGTCGCAGCGGGTGCTGTGGATGCTCGAAGAGCTTGGGCTGGCCTATGAGGTCAGGCGCTATGCGCGCAATCCGCGCACGATGCTGGCCCCGCCCGAGCTGAAGCGGGTGCATCCGCTCGGCAAGTCGCCGGTGATCGAGGATGGCGGCAATGTGGTCGCGGAAACCGGCGCGATCGTCGAATATCTGCTGGAAAAGGGCGATGGCCGGCTCGCGCCGCCCGCCCACCGCGACGCCGTGCTGCGCCACCGTTTTTTCCTGCATTATGCCGAAGGTTCGCTGATGCCGCCGCTGCTGGTCATGCTGGTGATCGGCAAGCTGGGGCTGCTCGGCCGCCCGGCGCGGCCGCGCATCCAGGCGATGATCGACACCCATCTCGATTATCTGGAAGGCGAGCTTGCCGGGCGCGAATGGCTGGTGGGCGACGGGCTGACCGCCGCTGATATCATAATGAGCTTTCCGGTCGAGGCGGCGCGGATGCGCGGCGGCCTTGACGCGCGGCGCCCCAATCTGATGGCCTGGCTCGCCCGCATCCACGCCCGGCCCGCCTACCGGGCGGCGCTGGAGCGCGGCGGCCCTTATTCCTTCGCCTGA
- a CDS encoding response regulator: MLLDVHLDGGVPSWPVADLLAARGIPFAFMSGGLDMVLPMAHQGRPLLAKPFTLAALAEILGMLMAASSFSTCS; this comes from the coding sequence GTGCTGCTCGATGTCCATCTTGATGGCGGCGTGCCCAGCTGGCCGGTCGCCGATCTGCTCGCTGCGCGCGGCATTCCTTTCGCTTTCATGTCGGGCGGGCTCGATATGGTGCTGCCCATGGCCCATCAGGGGCGGCCGCTGCTCGCCAAGCCGTTCACGCTGGCAGCGCTGGCGGAGATTCTCGGCATGCTCATGGCTGCGTCGTCGTTCTCCACTTGTTCCTAA
- a CDS encoding hybrid sensor histidine kinase/response regulator, whose product MILLGALASAGVILWAVGSMALAAGFGAGALALAGIALALRPAAAAPVAVAAGRGGDPALMNAVIESDTIAVAVTDRDGMLVCANDLFGAWFDGYRAPPGLGVGDIGVARLTAAGRDAWRDGRGRVERLNRDAVQLSVDVVRAGIGEDHLVWRFRPVASFDLVKEARRLLAGDAGERLGEAGIMAALVGGDGRISGGNRAFALRAAGRPDAAIEGRDFVTLLSADKNGLIRFEREGATGGPLRLLQVPFDANDPAGATLVFLLDDDATPRLGEGSASSHLETLLGMLPLGFALADRDGHFLFMNEAFARAAGVDGQAPPVFPSDLVVREDKGVVADTVRRFASGPPMSGDIAVRLRARPDDPVALSIAGARGLGDATVLLSLKDNAEESRLKRQVAQATKMQAVGQLAGGVAHDFNNILTAIIGHCDLMLMRHTPGDSDYDDIQQIRANSNRAASLTRQLLAFSRQQTLRPQVLQLPDVVSEVFNLLKRLLGETITLTVKHGRNLGSVRADPGQLEQVIVNLAVNARDAMPAGGTLTLQTYAVSNAEVRRMNSDILPVGDYTALRVTDTGTGIPADVLPKIFEPFFTTKEVGKGTGLGLSTVYGIVKQSGGFIFAESELDQGTSFVLYLPVHKADAQASAAPAMPKERPSELWGSGTILLVEDEAMVRAVAERALTRHGYKVVTATNGEEALEQLEAHEPFDLLISDVVMPTMDGPTLVRHAREKYPELPILFMSGYAEEQLRKSIDIARVAFLPKPFSVQQLAEAARAALAPKQAGEGGGATPAD is encoded by the coding sequence CTGATCCTGCTCGGTGCGCTCGCATCGGCCGGGGTGATCCTGTGGGCGGTTGGCAGCATGGCGCTGGCAGCGGGCTTTGGTGCCGGGGCGCTGGCGCTGGCGGGCATCGCCCTGGCGCTGCGCCCTGCCGCCGCCGCCCCGGTCGCGGTCGCCGCGGGGCGCGGCGGCGATCCCGCGCTGATGAACGCGGTCATCGAAAGCGACACCATCGCCGTTGCGGTGACCGACCGGGACGGGATGCTGGTCTGTGCTAACGATCTGTTCGGGGCATGGTTTGACGGTTACCGCGCGCCGCCGGGGCTGGGCGTCGGCGATATCGGCGTCGCCCGGCTGACCGCGGCGGGGCGCGACGCCTGGCGCGACGGGCGTGGCCGGGTGGAGCGGCTGAACCGCGACGCGGTGCAGCTGAGCGTCGATGTGGTGCGGGCCGGGATTGGCGAGGATCATCTGGTCTGGCGGTTCCGGCCGGTCGCAAGCTTTGATCTGGTCAAGGAGGCGCGCCGCCTGCTGGCCGGCGATGCCGGCGAAAGGCTGGGCGAGGCGGGCATCATGGCGGCGCTCGTGGGCGGCGACGGGCGGATCAGCGGCGGCAACCGCGCCTTTGCGCTGCGCGCCGCCGGACGGCCCGATGCGGCAATCGAGGGGCGCGATTTCGTCACCCTGTTGTCGGCCGACAAGAACGGCCTGATCCGCTTCGAGCGCGAGGGCGCGACCGGCGGGCCGCTCAGGCTGCTCCAGGTGCCGTTCGATGCCAACGACCCGGCCGGTGCGACGCTCGTGTTCCTGCTCGACGATGATGCGACGCCAAGGCTGGGCGAGGGCAGTGCGTCCAGCCATCTGGAAACCCTGCTCGGCATGCTGCCGCTCGGCTTTGCGCTTGCCGATCGGGACGGGCATTTCCTGTTCATGAACGAGGCCTTTGCCCGTGCAGCGGGCGTCGATGGCCAGGCCCCGCCGGTGTTCCCGAGCGATCTGGTGGTGCGCGAGGACAAGGGCGTGGTCGCCGACACTGTGCGCCGCTTCGCGTCCGGCCCGCCAATGTCGGGCGACATTGCGGTGCGCCTGCGCGCGCGGCCCGATGATCCCGTCGCGCTGTCGATCGCGGGTGCGCGGGGTCTCGGCGATGCGACGGTGCTGCTGTCGCTCAAGGACAATGCCGAGGAATCGCGGCTGAAGCGCCAGGTCGCGCAGGCGACCAAGATGCAGGCGGTCGGCCAGCTGGCCGGCGGCGTCGCGCATGATTTCAACAACATCCTGACCGCGATCATCGGGCATTGCGACCTGATGCTGATGCGTCACACGCCCGGCGACAGCGATTATGACGACATCCAGCAGATCCGCGCCAACTCCAACCGCGCGGCCAGCCTGACGCGCCAGCTGCTCGCCTTTTCGCGCCAGCAGACGCTGCGCCCGCAGGTGCTGCAGCTGCCCGATGTCGTGTCGGAAGTGTTCAACCTGCTCAAGCGGCTGCTGGGCGAGACGATCACCCTGACCGTCAAGCATGGCCGCAACCTGGGGTCGGTGCGCGCCGATCCCGGTCAGCTTGAACAGGTGATCGTCAACCTGGCCGTCAATGCGCGCGACGCGATGCCGGCCGGCGGCACGCTGACCCTGCAAACCTATGCGGTGTCGAACGCCGAGGTGCGGCGGATGAACAGCGATATCCTCCCGGTCGGCGATTATACCGCGCTGCGCGTCACCGATACCGGCACCGGCATTCCCGCCGATGTGCTGCCCAAGATCTTCGAGCCCTTCTTCACCACCAAGGAAGTAGGCAAGGGCACCGGGCTGGGGCTGTCGACCGTTTACGGGATCGTCAAACAGTCGGGCGGGTTCATCTTTGCCGAATCCGAGCTCGACCAGGGGACGAGCTTTGTCCTCTATCTGCCCGTCCACAAAGCCGATGCGCAGGCCAGTGCCGCGCCGGCCATGCCCAAGGAACGTCCGTCGGAATTGTGGGGCAGCGGCACCATCCTGCTGGTCGAGGACGAGGCGATGGTGCGCGCGGTCGCCGAACGCGCGCTCACCCGCCATGGCTATAAGGTCGTCACCGCGACCAATGGCGAGGAGGCGCTGGAGCAGCTGGAAGCGCATGAGCCGTTCGACTTGCTGATTTCCGACGTGGTGATGCCGACAATGGATGGGCCGACGCTCGTCCGCCACGCGCGCGAGAAATATCCCGAGCTGCCGATCCTGTTCATGTCCGGCTATGCCGAGGAACAGCTGCGCAAATCGATCGACATCGCCCGCGTCGCCTTCCTGCCCAAGCCGTTTTCGGTGCAGCAGCTGGCCGAGGCGGCGCGGGCCGCGCTGGCGCCCAAGCAGGCGGGCGAGGGCGGGGGCGCTACGCCGGCCGATTGA
- a CDS encoding RsmB/NOP family class I SAM-dependent RNA methyltransferase: MTPAARVEAAIQLLDLIIAAARDQGPAADTIIAGWLKARRYAGSQDRRAIRALVYDAVRLCGERPESGRAAMLALADMRPDLAALFDGSPHGPAPVAAGEAAAAPGLAPAWLEAMLGHVDIAALLGRAPLDLRVNRLKTDRAAAMRALGAGQPTPFAPDGLRIDPPIAVEAHPAFRDGWIEVQDEGSQLIALACAARAGQTVIDLCAGAGGKTLALAADMGGPSSGRLIACDTDRARLSRLAPRAIRAGAGGIETRLLGGGREAEALGDLAAGADIVLIDAPCSGVGTWRRNPEARWRLTPQRLARLADIQARLLDLGAALVRPGGAIVYAVCSVLDAEGADQLAGFCARHPDFAVKRPFIAPGEDRGGGVLLSPGRDGTDGFFVARLERAC; this comes from the coding sequence ATGACGCCGGCCGCGCGCGTCGAGGCGGCGATCCAGCTGCTTGACCTGATCATCGCCGCCGCGCGCGATCAGGGGCCGGCTGCCGACACGATCATCGCCGGCTGGCTGAAGGCGCGGCGCTATGCCGGGTCGCAGGACCGGCGGGCGATCCGCGCGCTGGTTTATGATGCGGTGCGGCTGTGCGGCGAACGGCCCGAAAGCGGCCGCGCGGCGATGCTGGCGCTGGCAGACATGCGGCCGGACCTTGCCGCCCTGTTCGACGGATCGCCGCACGGCCCGGCCCCGGTCGCGGCGGGCGAAGCAGCGGCTGCGCCCGGCCTGGCCCCGGCCTGGCTCGAAGCGATGCTCGGCCATGTCGATATCGCCGCGCTGCTTGGCCGCGCGCCGCTCGACCTCCGGGTCAACCGGCTGAAGACCGACCGGGCGGCGGCGATGCGGGCGCTGGGCGCGGGCCAGCCGACGCCGTTCGCGCCCGACGGGCTGCGGATCGACCCGCCGATCGCGGTCGAGGCGCATCCGGCGTTCCGCGACGGCTGGATCGAGGTGCAGGACGAGGGCAGCCAGCTGATCGCGCTGGCCTGTGCCGCCCGCGCCGGCCAGACGGTGATCGATCTGTGCGCCGGGGCCGGGGGCAAGACGCTGGCGCTCGCCGCCGACATGGGCGGGCCGTCATCCGGCCGGCTGATCGCCTGCGACACCGACCGGGCGCGGCTCAGCCGGCTTGCGCCGCGCGCGATCCGCGCCGGGGCGGGCGGCATCGAAACCCGGCTGCTCGGCGGCGGGCGCGAGGCCGAGGCGCTGGGCGATCTCGCCGCGGGTGCGGATATCGTGCTGATCGACGCGCCCTGTTCGGGCGTCGGCACCTGGCGGCGCAACCCCGAGGCGCGCTGGCGGCTGACGCCGCAGCGGCTGGCGCGGCTGGCGGACATTCAGGCGCGGCTGCTCGATCTCGGCGCGGCTTTGGTGCGGCCGGGCGGGGCGATCGTCTATGCCGTGTGCTCGGTGCTCGATGCCGAGGGCGCGGACCAGCTTGCCGGCTTTTGCGCGCGCCATCCGGACTTTGCCGTTAAGCGGCCCTTCATCGCGCCCGGCGAAGATCGCGGCGGTGGCGTCCTGCTCTCACCGGGGCGGGACGGCACCGACGGGTTTTTCGTCGCGAGGCTGGAACGGGCGTGCTAG